A single window of Balaenoptera ricei isolate mBalRic1 chromosome 15, mBalRic1.hap2, whole genome shotgun sequence DNA harbors:
- the ITPRIPL2 gene encoding inositol 1,4,5-trisphosphate receptor-interacting protein-like 2, whose protein sequence is MSVHYTLNLRVFWPLVTGLCTALVCLYHVLRGSGGARTEPPEGADGGFPLLKVAVLLLLGYILLRCRHAVRQRFLPGSSRLGGHSAFSPRHLREPSLDILLESYYEHEVRLSPHVLGHSKAHVSRIVGELVRAGRARGSPGPIPGGALALAFRGDFIQVGSAYEQHKIRRPDGFDVLVPLRLPPLVALEPRSLGAEPALAPAFHGCFVCALKAPPGASGGHWLRDCKAFADGFCVDVRGRRHLSAPLVLRWFQSHLQRSLATVRYSLEGRCRVSLTPGGLEQPPTLHVLPCRTDYGCCRLSMAVRLIPAVHLGDSVFLVAPPPPPSPVGPLSELPGGLRADALWGVNTARQEQKLLSWLQERAPPGACYLKCLQLLKALRDLGARGLDPTAATQWGRILSSYVLKTVLLAALLRQGAPAQGWDEAHLGERLEELVQFLRDCLLRRRTLFHCVLGPGGAAAEVGPLPKVLREATPVDLLATFDRQARELAAARLLSTWRRLPQLLRAYGGPRYLARCPPPRNQRPQVFPEDEP, encoded by the coding sequence ATGTCGGTGCACTACACCCTGAATCTGCGCGTCTTCTGGCCCCTGGTGACTGGCCTGTGCACCGCCCTCGTGTGCCTCTACCATGTCCTGCGGGGAAGCGGGGGCGCCCGGACCGAGCCCCCCGAAGGCGCAGACGGCGGCTTCCCGCTGCTCAAGGTGGCCGTCCTGCTGCTCCTCGGCTACATCCTCCTGCGCTGTCGCCACGCTGTCCGGCAGCGCTTCCTGCCGGGGTCTTCCCGCCTGGGGGGCCACTCCGCCTTCTCTCCTAGACACTTACGAGAGCCCAGCCTCGACATCTTGCTGGAGAGTTACTACGAGCACGAGGTGCGCCTGTCGCCGCACGTGCTGGGCCACAGCAAAGCACACGTGAGCCGGATCGTGGGCGAGCTGGTGCGGGCTGGCCGCGCCCGAGGGTCCCCAGGCCCCATCCCCGGGGGAGCGCTGGCCTTGGCCTTCCGCGGAGATTTCATCCAGGTAGGCAGCGCCTACGAGCAGCATAAAATCCGCCGGCCCGACGGCTTCGACGTGCTGGTGCCGCTGCGCCTCCCTCCCCTGGTGGCGCTGGAGCCGCGGAGCCTGGGCGCGGAGCCCGCGCTGGCCCCAGCCTTCCACGGCTGCTTCGTGTGCGCGCTCAAGGCGCCGCCAGGGGCTTCCGGGGGCCACTGGCTCCGGGATTGCAAAGCCTTCGCCGACGGCTTCTGCGTGGATGTGCGCGGGCGGCGCCATCTCTCGGCTCCGCTGGTACTGCGCTGGTTTCAGTCGCACCTGCAGCGCTCCCTGGCCACCGTGCGCTACAGCCTGGAGGGGCGTTGTCGGGTCAGCCTGACCCCAGGCGGCCTGGAGCAGCCCCCAACCCTACACGTCCTGCCCTGCCGCACCGATTACGGCTGCTGCCGCCTTTCCATGGCTGTGCGTCTCATCCCTGCCGTCCACTTGGGCGACAGCGTCTTCCTGGTGGCCCCACCACCGCCACCCTCACCCGTCGGGCCCCTGTCGGAGCTCCCGGGAGGCCTGCGCGCCGATGCACTGTGGGGTGTGAACACGGCGCGCCAGGAGCAGAAGCTGCTGAGCTGGCTGCAGGAAAGGGCCCCTCCAGGTGCCTGCTACCTCAAGTGCCTGCAGTTGCTTAAAGCTCTGCGAGACCTGGGCGCCCGCGGGCTGGACCCGACGGCCGCCACCCAGTGGGGACGCATCCTATCCTCATACGTGCTCAAGACAGTGCTGCTGGCGGCGCTGCTACGCCAGGGGGCTCCCGCACAAGGCTGGGACGAGGCGCACCTGGGCGAGCGCTTGGAAGAGCTAGTACAGTTCCTCAGGGATTGCCTGCTGCGACGCCGTACACTCTTCCACTGCGTCCTGGGCCCTGGAGGGGCGGCCGCTGAGGTGGGCCCACTGCCCAAGGTACTGCGTGAAGCCACCCCGGTTGACCTCCTGGCCACTTTCGACAGGCAGGCCCGGGAACTCGCGGCGGCGCGGCTGCTGTCCACGTGGCGAAGGCTGCCCCAGCTCCTCCGGGCCTATGGGGGTCCCCGCTACCTTGCCAGGTGTCCCCCGCCTCGGAATCAGCGCCCCCAGGTGTTCCCTGAAGATGAACCATAA